One window of Aspergillus oryzae RIB40 DNA, chromosome 3 genomic DNA carries:
- a CDS encoding uncharacterized protein (predicted protein), whose product MNTPQKHGTDKSTQVMWYIKLKSTVRYKWVIKVLDDKEIYNCFLVECLRRAKEGEGKRTKEPTDHSPGIYSIQIGETYPDKPPSKEEADQKLVDDIQARLDAFYRKNPHMKTKTVKWYVEVTTEDAPWTEWKGKIRLNSPEYFRFLENCLRITKRGEAKVTTDDNSSKDDTYSLLLGKFCDHQFPDHQQASLRLEREIYDAIAKHNTSGWRYVPPALGFR is encoded by the coding sequence ATGAATACACCACAGAAGCACGGGACCGACAAGTCTACACAAGTGATGTGGTATATCAAGCTCAAATCTACAGTCAGATACAAGTGGGTCATCAAAGTACTTGACGATAAAGAAATTTATAACTGCTTTCTGGTGGAATGTCTACGGCGTGCCAAGGAGGGAGAAGGGAAGCGTACAAAGGAACCTACAGACCACAGCCCTGGAATCTACTCCATTCAGATCGGCGAGACATACCCGGATAAGCCACCGAGCAAGGAGGAAGCCGACCAAAAGTTggttgatgatattcaaGCAAGACTTGATGCATTCTACAGGAAGAACCCACacatgaagacaaagacagtGAAATGGTATGTTGAGGTTACAACAGAGGATGCGCCCTGGACagaatggaaggggaagatcAGACTCAACTCGCCCGAGTATTTTCGGTTCCTAGAGAATTGCCTACGGATTACGAAACGTGGGGAAGCTAAGGTGACTACTGATGACAATTCATCGAAAGACGATACATATAGTTTGCTGCTGGGCAAGTTTTGCGACCATCAGTTCCCAGATCACCAGCAGGCTAGTTTAAGGTTGGAGCGTGAGATATACGATGCTATTGCTAAGCACAACACCAGTGGCTGGAGGTATGTCCCTCCTGCCTTAGGGTTCCGGTGA
- a CDS encoding DUF726 domain protein (uncharacterized conserved protein): MNRGFLCSALGMLDLKAEATSLTSFDDWRDSVILRIGEVVNKSEGDDDDDDDEQHASTSSQASQQQAPVVPEDQGSLKKLRDVYPPVETPLLQLPEAKRLLILHSLLLLLLSLEHYNARSRVLMLYVASSLHLDVKILNGDEVKVARILLDTAIELSKNAETQNHGKKSDSSRKWKVGIASVAGAALIGITGGLAAPLVAAGLGTVLGGIGLGATAAAGYLGALAGSGVIVGGLFGAYGGRMTGRMVDKYAREVEDFAFLPVRGSRHRPQDEKEAAKQDHRLRVTIGITGWVTEEDNFVVPWRVIGADSEVFGLRWETEPLMNLGNAMDLLVTSAAWAAGEQVLKKTFFASLLSAVVLPLGLLKVARVADNPFSVAKVRADKAGEVLADALINKVQGERSVTLIGYSLGSRVIFSCLQSLAKRGAYGLVDSAILMGSATPSNAQHWRRMRNVVSGRLVNVYSENDAVLALLYRTSSLQLGVAGLQPVEDVAGVENLDASDIISGHLRYQFLVGHILSRIGLESIDVREVEREEAALAAKDQRQEQERIRNERRAGIQGSDSAHQKLESGELKDEENRLQKQVEERNHERLHLRHNE; this comes from the exons ATGAATCGCGGATTTCTCTGCTCAGCCTTGGGAATGCTG GACCTGAAAGCCGAGGCCACCTCGCTCACAAGCTTTGATGACTGGAGGGACTCGGTTATCCTTCGGATTGGTGAAGTTGTTAACAAAAGCGAgggtgatgacgatgacgatgatgatgaacagcACGCCAGTACTAGCTCGCAAGCCTCtcaacaacaagctcctGTAGTGCCTGAAGACCAGGGCTCATTAAAAAAGCTGCGTGATGTTTATCCTCCCGTGGaaactcctcttcttcagcttccagAAGCCAAAAGACTCTTGATTCTCCATTCGCTGCTTCTATTGTTGCTCAGCCTAGAGCATTACAATGCTCGCTCGCGAGTGTTGATGCTGTACGTCGCATCTAGTCTACATTTGGATGTTAAGATCCTCAATGGTGATGAGGTCAAGGTTGCACGTATATTACTTGACACTGCCATTGAGTTGTCAAAGAATGCGGAAACACAAAATCATGGGAAGAAAAGCGACTCCTCGAGAAAGTGGAAGGTTGGTATAGCTTCAGTCGCCGGTGCAGCGCTCATTGGCATCACTGGTGGACTTGCCGCGCCCCTAGTTGCAGCTGGGCTGGGGACTGTCCTGGGGGGCATTGGACTTGGTGCTACCGCAGCTGCAGGGTACCTGGGTGCTCTTGCAGGAAGTGGTGTCATCGTTGGCGGTTTATTCGGTGCTTATGGAGGCCGAATGACTGGGCGTATGGTGGATAAATATGCCCGTGAAGTGGAGGACTTCGCGTTTCTGCCCGTCCGTGGTTCTCGGCATAGACCCcaggatgaaaaagaagctgcTAAGCAGGACCACCGACTACGGGTTACCATCGGCATCACGGGTTGGGTTACGGAGGAAGACAATTTTGTCGTTCCATGGCGTGTTATTGGCGCAGATTCCGAGGTCTTTGGCCTCCGCTGGGAAACAGAGCCGTTGATGAACCTCGGAAATGCAATGGATCTCCTGGTAACAAGCGCTGCATGGGCTGCCGGTGAACAAGTACTGAAGAAGACGTTCTTTGCATCCCTCTTGAGCGCGGTGGTTCTGCCTCTAGGTCTGCTCAAGGTTGCTCGTGTAGCCGACAATCCTTTCAGTGTTGCGAAGGTTCGGGCTGACAAGGCTGGGGAGGTTCTTGCCGATGCCTTGATCAACAAGGTGCAGGGCGAGAGATCAGTCACTCTTATAGGGTACTCCTTAGGCTCACGggtgatcttctcctgccTCCAGAGCTTGGCCAAGCGCGGTGCATACGGTCTCGTGGACTCTGCAATTTTAATGGGTTCAGCGACTCCTTCTAATGCCCAACATTGGCGCCGTATGCGAAACGTAGTCAGCGGACGACTGGTCAATGTTTACTCAGAGAACGATGCTGTGCTTGCTCTATTGTATCGTACAAGCAGTCTTCAACTGGGTGTTGCGGGACTACAACCCGTCGAAGATGTAGCCGGTGTTGAGAACTTGGACGCCAGCGACATCATCAGTGGTCACTTGCGGTACCAATTCCTGGTCGGACATATCCTCAGCAGGATCGGGCTGGAGAGTATTGATGTGCGTGAGGTGGAACGCGAGGAGGCTGCACTGGCCGCCAAGGATCAGAGACAAGAACAGGAACGGATCCGAAATGAGCGCCGAGCAGGTATTCAGGGCAGTGACTCGGCACATCAGAAGTTGGAGAGCGGCGAGCtgaaagatgaggaaaatCGCTTGCAGAAGCAGGTCGAAGAGAGAAATCATGAGCGTCTGCATTTGCGTCACAACGAGTAG
- a CDS encoding uncharacterized protein (predicted protein), producing MGESPPFLYGTPSAYRFDGPTDRPFNPKAVTQASWTRPPSKPKPKGPLVNFNRHPDSYCNIPSGKSKWTPMHPNTKNRVIYGRKVQLGLRILQLIGALGSLFCAIVIKNAAAALIWIVRVGPAVAILHTLYGIYHLCRSITRPAGTQASYMLFCGTFDLGLVPFYVFAAYLGFNQYTDNAYHWSTLLSPDFEVSTKIAQATFLLSVINGGLHAISLGISIFLGLIFRKITRLPPDLNPLEDNLTARPHKRNKSEITKKHTSSSTLDSTMSGETLIGAPRTMSFMHTRAKSSEGGSSTSPLDARENRLSQMTMAYDHDELPVPLMPFGRQADTAEHMMYQLPDQDEDILTRPTTRISYASPVRERSPDVPSRSQCASPASENWIAFPSRSASPVEEGQKENLLHRDPSSVYSRTTNTPASGNSGPLDWFNNQRIGWELEDTIREDVRGEYESVPIREYYGNDDENHYLPQRDRFYDNAEEDISDHPIHIFEDHSEVRESSESLRVNPLALNPPTPQPAFVETPDDATQNGRMVLVDIPNLSPNPTASPPPVDSPEKSGRFYGELESKTGLSIPRNVSNHDEDTRGLGRKKSKLMKRRSQKMNTYGALKQHDDAINVNENGLVVPPQSPMTVESDRKGRVVSNSGADIGPNVSGGSALSYGNYIAGLGVGRRRDVSGKVAEEGRGGMNKATDEKQTIRAAGWARFAGL from the exons ATGGGAGAGTCGCCTCCATTCCTTTATGGCACCCCTTCAGCGTACAGATTTGATGGACCGACGGATCGCCCTTTCAACCCAAAGGCTGTGACACAGGCGAGCTGGACTCGTCCACCGTCCAAGCCCAAACCAAAAGGGCCACTGGTGAATTTCAATCGGCATCCGGACTCT TATTGTAATATCCCCAGTGGCAAGTCCAAATGGACCCCAATGCACCCAAACACTAAGAATAGGGTGATCTACGGGCGAAAGGTACAGCTTGGGCTGCGCATTCTCCAGCTGATTGGAGCTCTTGGGTCTCTTTTTTGTGCCATTGTTATCAAGAATGCTGCTGCGGCCCTTATATGGATTGTCCGTGTCGGA CCGGCTGTGGCAATTTTACACACTCTTTATGGTATCTATCACCTCTGTCGCTCAATTACACGACCTGCTGGAACTCAAGCCAGCTACATGTTATTTTGCGGGACCTTCGACCTCGGCTTGGTCCCTTTTTACGTGTTTGCGGCATATTTAGGCTTCAACCAATACACTGACAATGCATACCATTGGAGTACTTTGCTCAGTCCCGACTTTGAGGTCTCAACCAAGATTGCCCAGGCCACATTCCTGCTGAGTGTCATAAATGGCGGATTGCATGCAATTTCTTTGGGCAtttcgatcttcttgggtCTCATTTTCCGCAAAATTACCCGTCTTCCCCCAGATCTGAACCCATTGGAAGATAACTTGACAGCCCGTCCTCACAAACGAAACAAGTCCGAGATTACCAAGAAGCATACTAGCAGCTCTACTTTAGATTCCACCATGTCGGGCGAGACGCTGATCGGCGCACCCCGCACTATGTCGTTCATGCACACGCGGGCCAAATCATCCGAGGGCGGTTCTAGTACCTCACCGTTAGACGCGAGGGAAAATAGATTATCCCAGATGACCATGGCTTATGACCACGATGAACTTCCTGTGCCGCTGATGCCATTTGGCCGACAAGCAGACACTGCGGAGCACATGATGTACCAGCTTCCGGACCAGGACGAAGACATTCTCACGAGGCCTACAACCAGAATTTCCTACGCTTCACCTGTACGAGAGCGATCTCCAGATGTTCCTAGCCGATCTCAGTGTGCGAGTCCAGCTTCGGAAAATTGGATTGCTTTTCCATCTCGATCCGCTTCACCGGTGGAAGAAGGCCAGAAGGAAAATCTCCTCCATCGCGACCCCTCCTCTGTGTACAGTAGAACTACCAACACGCCAGCCTCTGGAAATAGTGGACCCTTGGATTGGTTCAACAATCAGCGTATTGGATGGGAACTTGAAGATACAATCCGAGAAGACGTACGGGGCGAATATGAATCTGTCCCTATACGGGAATACTAtggaaatgatgatgagaatcaTTATCTTCCACAACGGGACAGATTCTACGATAATGCCGAAGAGGATATCAGCGACCATCCCATCCATATCTTCGAGGACCATAGCGAGGTTAGGGAATCTTCTGAGTCGTTACGCGTCAATCCTTTAGCGCTGAACCCACCTACCCCGCAGCCTGCCTTTGTTGAAACGCCTGATGATGCAACGCAAAATGGCCGTATGGTGCTTGTGGATATCCCTAATCTCTCCCCTAACCCAACAGCTTCGCCACCTCCTGTTGACAGCCCGGAGAAGAGCGGTCGGTTTTACGGTGAACTTGAAAGCAAGACTGGACTCAGTATTCCCCGGAATGTCAGTAACCACGATGAGGACACACGCGGCTTAGGgcgaaagaagagcaagcttATGAAGCGCAGAAGTCAGAAGATGAACACTTACGGCGCTCTCAAGCAGCATGACGACGCgatcaatgtcaatgaaaaCGGGCTTGTAGTTCCGCCTCAGAGCCCTATGACAGTCGAGAGCGATCGCAAGGGCCGTGTTGTCAGTAACTCTGGAGCTGATATCGGTCCTAATGTAAGTGGTGGATCAGCTCTATCATATGGTAACTACATTGCGGGGCTTGgagttggaagaagacgTGATGTCAGTGGAAAGGTTGCGGAGGAAGGTCGAGGTGGCATGAACAAGGCCACAGACGAGAAGCAAACCATACGAGCTGCTGGATGGGCACGTTTTGCTGGGCTGTAG
- a CDS encoding uncharacterized protein (predicted protein), whose product MLLADVPQSSMLQQYLVDGMILGALIHIGDLFTKSPEYQERMSTRHILKITSQTALEMKETVVQNGETLIHKSRFFTRSKRDDSKIIFSYLVGLLQKIVEDVEIREPKSKIIHQGADY is encoded by the exons ATGTTGCTAGCTGATGTCCCGCAAAGTAGTATGCTGCAGCAATACCTTGTTGACGGGATGATTCTCGGAGCCTTAATCCATATTGGGGATCTATTCACCAAGAGTCCTGAATACCAAGAAAGAATGTCCACGCGACATATCCTCAAAATTACATCCCAGACAGCCCTTGAAATGAAGGAGACAGTGGTTCAGAACGGTGAGACAC TAATTCACAAGAGTCGGTTTTTCACGAGATCCAAGAGGGACGATTCCAAGATCATTTTTAGTTATCTGGTCGGTCTTCTACAAAAGATAGTGGAGGATGTCGAAATACGCGAGCCGAAATCGAAAATCATACACCAAGGGGCAGACTACtga
- a CDS encoding NADPH-adrenodoxin reductase (ferredoxin/adrenodoxin reductase), giving the protein MNLQRVPYICSQCTVQISRSPLRRSPHRLLPQPVWQRRHNSQSVQTNQPFRVAVVGSGPAGFYAAYRLLAKVDDAVVDMYEKLPVPFGLVRYGVAPDHPEVKNCEEKFTEVAASPRFNFIGNIELGEDLPLQALKPHYDAILFSYGAPKDKELGIPGEKACRNVYSAREFVGWYNGLPEHRDLAPDLTSGENAVIIGQGNVALDVARILLSDVDTLRKTDITDYAVEALAKSKIKRVHVVGRRGPMQAAFTIKELRELLQLPGVSFDPVRKELFPPDDVMNALPRAQKRLIQLLAKGSSNDPATSAKSWSLDFLLSPECLNWSPIHPYRLSHVKFSRNELDPADPYITSAKVSPKYLSNGQRAQVNIPANTFFRSVGYKSLPLPGLEDLGIQFDTKRGVIPNDGFGRVTSPTNTGDNEQLPDGSVISHLPGLYCAGWVKRGPTGVIATTMTDAFTTADVVAADLSSHRGKGSLLNGPGHSTGLGWEGVRPEAEKRGLRATTWEDWQRIDAAERERGQQIGKIRSKFGRVEEMLEVVQ; this is encoded by the exons ATGAACCTCCAGCGTGTGCCTTACATCTGTTCGCAATGCACGGTGCAGATCAGCCGCTCTCCACTCCGCCGCTCGCCGCATCGTCTTCTACCGCAACCAGTATGGCAACGACGTCATAACAGTCAGTCCGTTCAGACTAATCAACCTTTTCGCGTCGCTGTTGTGGGGTCGGGTCCGGCCGGTTTCTATGCAGCCTATAGACTGTTGGCAAAAGTGGACGATGCTGTGGTAGATATGTACGAAAAATTACCCGTGCCCTTCGGGCTGGTGCGCTATGGGGTAGCGCCAGACCATCCGGAAGTCAAG AATTGTGAGGAGAAATTTACCGAAGTTGCCGCATCTCCCCGTTTCAATTTCATCGGCAATATTGAACTGGGCGAGGATCTCCCTCTACAAGCGCTTAAGCCGCATTATGATGCTATCTTATTCTCATACGGAGCTCCGAAGGATAAAGAGTTGGGTATTCCCGGAGAGAAAGCCTGTCGGAATGTATACTCAGCTCGCGAATTTGTCGGGTGGTACAATGGTCTTCCCGAGCACCGCGACCTAGCACCAGACCTGACATCCGGTGAAAACGCTGTGATTATCGGCCAGGGCAACGTTGCGCTAGATGTAGCAAGAATCTTACTATCAGATGTGGATACTCTGCGCAAGACTGACATAACAGATTATGCTGTGGAGGCATTGGCCAAGAGCAAGATCAAACGAGTTCACGTAGTTGGCCGTCGAGGGCCGATGCAG GCTGCATTCACAATCAAGGAGCTTCGTGAGTTGCTCCAGTTACCGGGTGTGTCGTTCGATCCAGTTCGTAAGGAACTATTCCCACCAGACGATGTCATGAATGCCCTCCCTAGAGCCCAGAAACGGCTCATCCAGCTCCTCGCAAAGGGATCCAGTAACGATCCAGCAACATCCGCCAAGTCCTGGTCATTAgatttccttctctcgcCAGAGTGCCTCAACTGGTCCCCAATTCATCCATACCGCCTGTCACACGTCAAATTCTCCCGCAATGAATTAGACCCGGCGGATCCATATATTACTAGTGCTAAAGTGTCGCCCAAGTATCTTTCCAACGGCCAGCGAGCGCAGGTCAACATTCCCGCTAATACATTCTTCCGAAGTGTTGGATACAAATCACTCCCTTTGCCTGGACTAGAAGACCTTGGGATTCAATTTGACACGAAACGCGGTGTCATCCCCAACGACGGATTCGGTAGAGTCACAAGCCCCACGAATACGGGGGATAACGAACAACTCCCTGATGGGTCAGTTATCTCACACCTACCGGGTCTATACTGTGCTGGCTGGGTCAAGCGTGGACCCACCGGCGTTATCGCGACGACCATGACAGACGCATTTACGACGGCAGATGTGGTGGCTGCTGATTTGAGCAGCCACCGAGGTAAGGGCTCTCTTTTGAATGGTCCCGGGCACAGCACCGGCCTTGGCTGGGAGGGAGTACGCcccgaggccgagaagcGTGGTTTGCGGGCAACAACATGGGAGGACTGGCAGCGTATTGATGCTGCCGAACGTGAGCGGGGCCAGCAGATCGGTAAAATCCGTTCTAAATTCGGCAgagtggaggagatgcttgAAGTTGTGCAATAA
- the aspf13 gene encoding allergenic cerato-platanin Asp F13 (predicted protein): protein MKSFTAISLLALFSSALAAPVEQSTDASTAATISVSYDQKYDVSGSSLTTVSCSDGVYGLISQGYSTFGSLPGFPNIGGAPTVAGWNSPNCGKCYQLHYAAGNVDKSIYVTAIDAAPGGFNIGLQAMNTLTNGLAEQLGRVNVDYTEVPRSNCGFP from the coding sequence ATGAAGTCCTTCACTGCCATCTCtctcctcgccctcttctcctcggcTTTGGCCGCACCTGTTGAGCAGTCAACCGACGCTTCCACCGCCGCTACTATTTCCGTGTCCTACGACCAAAAGTACGATGTCAGCGGCAGCTCTCTGACTACTGTTTCCTGCTCGGACGGTGTCTACGGCCTCATTTCCCAGGGCTACAGCACCTTCGGATCCCTCCCGGGCTTCCCTAATATCGGAGGTGCTCCTACCGTCGCCGGCTGGAACAGCCCCAATTGCGGAAAGTGCTACCAGCTCCACTATGCGGCCGGCAACGTTGACAAGTCCATTTACGTGACTGCCATTGATGCGGCACCCGGTGGCTTCAACATCGGCCTGCAGGCCATGAACACCCTGACGAATGGATTGGCCGAGCAGTTGGGCAGAGTCAATGTGGACTACACTGAAGTTCCCCGCTCGAACTGCGGCTTCCCTTAA
- the sec17 gene encoding alpha-soluble NSF attachment protein SEC17 (protein required for fusion of vesicles in vesicular transport, alpha-SNAP), which yields MAQDPRVLLQKADKALQGASSGFSFFGGRSEKYENAADLYTQAGNAFRVQKQNKEAGLAFEKAASIQTQNLNEPDDAANSLQEAFKVYRKSDPEDAARVLSSAIQHYVLKGNFRRAATQQQYLAEVYEVELGDQKKALEAYEKAAEWFDSDNAEALANKHYLKAADLAALEGDYYKAIEHYERIGRSSISNNLMKWSVKDYFLKAGICHLATNDLVATNRALENYRDIDNTFVSTREHQLLIDLVQTIEQGDQEAFADKLYQFDQLSKLDKWKTTLLLRIKNNIEEQAEDFS from the exons ATGGCTCAAGACCCTCGTGTTCTGCTCCAGAAA GCAGACAAAGCCCTGCAGGGCGCCAGCAGTGgtttcagcttctttggtGGACGGTCAGAGAAATACGAAAACGCAGCAGACTTGTACACGCAAGCTGGAAATGCATTCCGGGTTCAGAAGCAGA ACAAGGAGGCCGGTTTAGCATTCGAAAAAGCCGCCTCTATCCAAACACAGAACCTGAACGAACCTGATGACGCTGCCAATTCATTACAGGAGGCTTTCAAGGTCTACCGCAAGTCGGACCCTGAAGATGCCGCCCGTGTGCTCTCAAGCGCTATCCAACACTATGTACTAAAAGGCAACTTCCGTCGTGCTGCCACTCAGCAGCAGTATTTGGCAGAGGTGTATGAGGTGGAACTGGGTGATCAGAAGAAGGCGCTGGAAGCCTACGAGAAAGCTGCTGAGTGGTTCGACAGTGATAACGCTGAAGC CCTTGCAAACAAGCACTATCTCAAAGCTGCTGATTTAGCTGCCCTGGAAGGCGACTATTACAAAGCTATCGAACACTACGAGAGAATCGGTCGTTCGTCCATCTCTAATAACCTGATGAAGTGGTCCGTCAAAGATTACTTCCTCAAGGCCGGTATCTGCCATTTGGCCACTAAT GATCTGGTTGCCACCAACCGCGCCCTAGAGAACTACCGTGATATTGATAACACTTTCGTCTCAACAAGAGAACACCAGTTGCTTATTGACCTCGTTCAGACTATTGAACAAGGTGACCAGGAGGCCTTCGCCGACAAGCTCTACCAGTTCGATCAGCTGAGCAAGTTGGACAAGTGGAAGACAACCCTGCTACTCCGCATCAAGAACAATATCGAGGAGCAGGCAGAGGATTTCTCTTAG
- a CDS encoding uncharacterized protein (predicted protein), whose translation MLCLRSTASQLSRRISPRTSRLSNLAEVRRIRFYSPKPEQVDVDALLAKPSWSVRSLLPDQTAKQSSPTVTPAQLHHLLRLSALPLPSTKEEEAKMLETLESQIHFVKEIQRADVTGVEPLQSIRDESLEALKENTIGLEQLKDALAKERVVGRNKRIQRVESERNDRPDGDAWDGNALGYASKTKGKFFVVETGN comes from the coding sequence ATGCTTTGTCTACGCTCCACGGCTTCTCAGTTGTCCAGACGGATCAGTCCTCGGACTTCGCGACTTTCCAACCTGGCTGAAGTCCGCAGAATCCGTTTCTATAGCCCCAAACCCGAGCAGGTAGACGTCGATGCGCTACTTGCGAAGCCATCCTGGTCCGTCCGTTCTCTCCTCCCTGACCAGACCGCGAAACAATCGTCGCCGACAGTCACGCCGGCGCAACTCCATCACCTACTCCGCCTGTCAGCCCTTCCGCTGCCATCTAccaaagaggaggaagctaAGATGCTTGAGACCCTTGAGTCTCAAATCCATTTCGTGAAAGAGATACAGCGTGCCGACGTGACGGGTGTCGAGCCGCTGCAGAGCATCCGGGACGAAAGCCTTGAGGCATTGAAGGAGAATACAATTGGACTGGAACAACTGAAGGACGCTCTAGCTAAAGAACGAGTGGTTGGCCGAAATAAGAGGATCCAACGCGTTGAATCTGAGAGAAATGATCGCCCGGATGGAGATGCATGGGACGGAAATGCCCTTGGCTATGCTTCCAAGACGAAGGGCAAGTTCTTCGTCGTGGAAACAGGTAACTAA
- a CDS encoding uncharacterized protein (predicted protein), which yields MASQINLEGNNWWAEIDVSGVNSSLEHNFDPIADGNNHEKKTRFAAITKKIIELGIMEVSIVPKDRTEERICYPFWIGQYPTGREPTKEEAKKKMVEHLDKEWKAPSETLDILEEFWRRSREWLAQRAESRQEGLYREDTPAPFETPPTPRIRQLEDNELPEDTTDCWL from the coding sequence ATGGCCTCTCAAATAAACCTTGAAGGCAACAATTGGTGGGCCGAGATTGATGTCTCGGGAGTCAACAGCAGCCTTGAACACAACTTTGATCCTATAGCGGATGGCAACAACCatgagaaaaagacaagatTCGCAGCCATAACCAAAAAGATTATTGAGCTTGGCATCATGGAAGTGAGCATCGTACCAAAGGATAGaactgaagaaagaatatgcTACCCCTTTTGGATAGGTCAGTACCCGACGGGTAGGGAACCTaccaaggaagaggcgaagaaaaagatggtGGAACATCTGGACAAAGAGTGGAAGGCTCCATCAGAAACTCTAGATATACTTGAAGAATTCTGGCGCCGTTCCCGAGAATGGTTGGCTCAGAGAGCCGAGTCTCGCCAAGAAGGTTTGTATCGCGAAGACACCCCTGCACCCTTTGAAacccctccaacacctcgAATTCGGCAATTAGAAGATAATGAACTGCCTGAAGACACGACTGATTGCTGGCTATGA